In one Rhodohalobacter sp. 614A genomic region, the following are encoded:
- a CDS encoding class I SAM-dependent methyltransferase, which yields MKKIKYLSDKHLFIKKKITAKDLERFSELIDPRGKSLVVFSEFDHDKVLEEYDEMPHHLFDTDKYLAYFDDFPTDAYDSVICMGLLEHMKDPSRLIGKCHEALKPGGKVYIAASSVFSIHRGPENYFHVTHYGARVLMEKFEWRDLEIKGSCGPFRTLGILCQRILLQSRINIIFKPFLELLAWSLPLLDVLVNKQYDGHRFDEERQIDSMMPSNIWIIGTK from the coding sequence TTGAAAAAAATAAAGTATCTGTCGGATAAGCATCTGTTTATCAAAAAAAAGATTACCGCCAAAGATCTTGAACGATTCTCTGAATTGATTGATCCAAGGGGAAAATCACTTGTGGTTTTTAGTGAATTCGATCATGACAAAGTACTGGAAGAGTACGATGAAATGCCGCATCATCTTTTTGATACAGATAAATACCTCGCCTATTTCGATGACTTCCCGACGGATGCATATGACTCCGTTATTTGTATGGGACTTCTGGAGCACATGAAAGATCCTTCTAGGCTGATTGGGAAATGTCATGAAGCATTGAAGCCAGGTGGAAAAGTTTACATTGCCGCCAGTAGCGTTTTTTCAATTCATCGTGGGCCGGAAAACTACTTTCATGTTACTCATTATGGGGCAAGGGTTTTGATGGAAAAATTTGAATGGCGTGATCTTGAGATCAAAGGTTCGTGTGGACCTTTTCGTACATTGGGAATTCTATGCCAGAGAATTCTTCTTCAATCACGAATTAACATTATATTTAAGCCGTTTTTAGAACTTCTGGCGTGGTCGCTGCCGTTGTTGGATGTGCTTGTAAACAAACAGTATGACGGGCACCGTTTTGATGAAGAGAGGCAAATTGACAGCATGATGCCTTCCAATATCTGGATTATCGGCACCAAGTAA
- a CDS encoding ABC transporter ATP-binding protein, which translates to MQNTSDTGRHPLVQLLSYLRPYRKKVSLATLFSVLNKLFDLAPPILIGVAVDIVVEGQESLLGRYGIPDPADQLLFLAGVTVVVWVLESIFEYTFKIYWRDLAQFTQDNLRTDAYSHLQEQELAYFEDRSSGDLIAILNDDVNQLERFLDHGANDLIQVFITVVVIGSIFIFSAPEIGWMALLPMPFIIWGSVWFQKKLAPKYSKVRDQAGEVSSQLVNNLGGMTTIKSFGAQDHENQRIAHLSDQYKKANQDVIRLSSAFVPLIRMLIMAGFIAILIFAGFQTLDGEMEVGLYSVLIFVTQRLLWPLTRLGETFDLYQRAMASTRRVMGLLNTEEKLPDGTVSIKPEEVEGEYKFEDVSFRYRTGGPVLKKLNLTIGAGETVGIVGATGAGKSSMVKLLMRFYDVTGGKILLDDRDLREYKIQDLVKSAGLVSQDVFLFHGSVIENIRYGTFGASKEEVIRAADMAEAHDFIMDLDDGYDTIVGERGQKLSGGQRQRISIARAILKNPPILILDEATSAVDNETEAAIQRSLYKISKDRTTIIIAHRLSTVRHADHIFVLENGELAEWGTHDDLVAKEGIYRQLWKVQSGEIAV; encoded by the coding sequence ATGCAAAATACCTCCGATACGGGCAGGCACCCTCTTGTTCAGTTGCTTTCTTATCTCAGGCCCTATCGAAAGAAAGTTTCACTGGCAACACTTTTTTCTGTACTTAATAAGTTATTTGACCTCGCTCCGCCAATTCTCATCGGGGTAGCGGTTGATATTGTAGTGGAAGGACAGGAGAGCCTGCTTGGAAGGTATGGAATACCCGATCCGGCCGATCAATTGCTTTTTTTAGCAGGTGTTACAGTGGTGGTATGGGTTCTGGAATCAATTTTCGAATACACGTTCAAAATCTATTGGCGAGATCTGGCTCAGTTCACACAAGACAATCTCAGGACAGATGCCTACAGCCATCTCCAGGAGCAGGAACTGGCTTATTTTGAAGACCGCTCGTCTGGTGATTTGATTGCTATTTTAAATGACGATGTAAACCAGCTTGAACGATTTCTTGATCACGGGGCCAATGATCTGATCCAGGTTTTTATCACAGTTGTTGTGATTGGGTCTATTTTTATTTTTTCAGCACCGGAGATTGGTTGGATGGCCCTGTTGCCAATGCCGTTTATTATTTGGGGATCCGTTTGGTTTCAAAAGAAACTTGCACCAAAATATAGCAAAGTCAGGGATCAGGCCGGGGAGGTCAGTTCACAATTGGTGAATAACCTTGGTGGTATGACCACCATTAAAAGTTTTGGTGCGCAGGATCATGAAAACCAGAGAATTGCACACCTTTCTGATCAGTATAAAAAAGCCAACCAGGATGTAATTCGTCTCAGTTCTGCATTTGTACCTCTCATCCGAATGCTGATTATGGCCGGGTTCATCGCCATTTTAATCTTTGCCGGATTCCAAACCCTGGATGGAGAGATGGAAGTAGGTTTATACAGTGTATTGATTTTTGTCACCCAACGTCTTCTTTGGCCGCTTACACGTCTCGGCGAAACATTCGACTTGTACCAGCGAGCCATGGCCAGTACCAGGCGGGTTATGGGATTATTGAATACGGAAGAAAAATTGCCGGATGGCACGGTTTCCATCAAACCGGAAGAAGTGGAAGGTGAGTACAAATTTGAAGATGTAAGCTTCCGGTACAGAACCGGAGGGCCTGTCTTGAAAAAGCTAAACCTTACAATCGGAGCCGGAGAAACGGTGGGAATTGTTGGCGCTACCGGTGCAGGAAAGAGCAGTATGGTTAAATTATTAATGCGCTTTTATGATGTAACCGGAGGAAAGATATTATTGGATGACAGAGACCTGAGAGAATACAAAATTCAGGATCTTGTTAAGTCTGCCGGATTGGTTAGCCAGGATGTTTTTCTTTTTCATGGAAGTGTGATTGAAAATATTCGTTACGGCACTTTTGGCGCATCCAAAGAAGAGGTGATTCGGGCAGCAGATATGGCTGAAGCTCACGATTTTATTATGGATCTGGATGATGGATATGACACCATTGTTGGAGAAAGAGGACAGAAATTATCGGGTGGTCAACGGCAAAGGATCTCTATTGCGCGGGCTATTCTTAAAAATCCGCCAATCCTGATTTTAGACGAAGCCACTTCCGCTGTAGACAATGAAACAGAAGCAGCTATCCAACGATCACTGTACAAAATTTCGAAGGATCGAACGACCATTATTATCGCTCATCGGCTTTCTACAGTTCGGCATGCCGACCATATTTTTGTACTCGAAAACGGAGAGCTTGCCGAGTGGGGAACTCACGATGATTTGGTCGCAAAAGAAGGAATTTACCGTCAGCTTTGGAAAGTTCAATCCGGTGAAATTGCAGTGTAA
- a CDS encoding VirK family protein has translation MLYINNQREIENVVIYGDDKKFYRFYPIPEQPRFRVDDEGKPIFKFLKYRLPIDRPDGKKGGGYVVFDVEFTVPDDKMARIKEQLQEEVNRIAQRRNISPAPEVEMASVRYTKGTSRLMISDEDSVLVERILDAGKPSLYGKNIATYSIELSPEGATFFEQALQGKGGFVSVMYELYHDAKLPPLKVWATFRASAFYSFIQEIDVEERACAEDDYKETLSEMMRRSESRNLVIDPGSAQIEPKVVDQIRTWAQGALDDAAERLMIEALPVENPEDARKWYQEHDIEDVRKEVVRSSISTFTLRYTEHAYVEVNINPQGVIPNITTLKDKEGNQIKWEDYAQEVDLDDPFFKQINATVKVNAPFEELPIHSVEVKLFYKGEPMDVIGSEVNGEYQFSSADDVARFATFIEDDDFNYHYSYQVNYKGASKIFQSEEIETNESVLTVNVDDVGILYVSITPGDIDFEQVKQAQITMEYEDGSNGVDKITDQFIMSAEATEHKFEHIIFSKRSKPYRYKVNYKMEDGKEYETDWMEGNANRLFINDPFTQSKTVGFRASGDLETEIANIFIDAKYEDTANDYVVTKSIALSKDNPFFDWFIPMIDKAVNSITYKGIIVRKDGTEEEIKEKITDATTVIVGENVENLLDITIMADLLDFTNTIKLAHVELEYVDQDNDVHEREDFTFKAGALEPGKWMLKLKDKTKTEYSWKATYFMADGTRVNTDPVSTDDLTLFLEAPSN, from the coding sequence ATGTTATACATCAATAATCAAAGAGAAATAGAAAACGTAGTTATTTACGGAGATGATAAGAAGTTTTATCGCTTTTATCCGATACCAGAACAGCCCAGGTTTCGGGTGGATGATGAAGGAAAACCCATTTTTAAATTTTTAAAGTATCGATTACCCATTGATCGTCCCGATGGAAAAAAAGGCGGGGGTTATGTGGTATTCGATGTGGAATTTACCGTGCCCGATGATAAGATGGCGCGGATCAAAGAACAACTTCAGGAAGAGGTAAACCGAATTGCCCAGAGAAGAAATATTTCTCCGGCGCCTGAAGTTGAGATGGCTTCTGTCCGTTATACAAAAGGAACGTCCCGGCTGATGATCAGCGATGAAGACAGCGTATTAGTCGAACGTATTTTGGATGCCGGGAAGCCATCACTTTATGGAAAGAATATTGCAACATACAGCATTGAGCTGAGTCCGGAAGGCGCTACATTTTTTGAACAGGCACTCCAAGGTAAAGGGGGATTTGTGAGTGTGATGTATGAACTCTATCACGATGCCAAACTCCCGCCTCTGAAAGTTTGGGCAACATTCCGTGCCAGTGCATTTTACAGTTTCATCCAGGAAATTGATGTTGAAGAGAGAGCCTGTGCGGAAGATGATTACAAGGAAACTCTTTCCGAAATGATGCGAAGATCCGAGTCAAGAAATCTTGTTATTGATCCGGGCAGTGCCCAGATTGAACCCAAAGTGGTTGATCAGATTCGGACATGGGCCCAGGGCGCTCTTGACGATGCCGCCGAACGTTTAATGATCGAAGCACTGCCCGTTGAAAACCCCGAGGATGCGCGCAAATGGTACCAGGAACATGACATTGAAGATGTTCGCAAAGAAGTTGTCCGATCCAGTATTTCCACTTTTACTCTGAGATATACTGAACATGCCTACGTGGAAGTGAATATCAATCCGCAGGGTGTGATTCCGAATATTACCACGTTGAAAGACAAAGAGGGAAATCAGATCAAATGGGAAGATTATGCCCAGGAAGTGGATCTGGATGATCCGTTCTTCAAACAGATTAATGCCACAGTTAAAGTGAATGCGCCATTCGAGGAACTTCCGATTCACAGTGTGGAAGTAAAACTGTTTTACAAAGGTGAGCCGATGGATGTGATCGGAAGCGAAGTAAACGGAGAATACCAATTTAGCAGTGCGGATGATGTAGCCCGGTTTGCCACGTTTATTGAAGATGATGATTTCAACTACCACTACAGCTACCAGGTGAATTACAAAGGAGCAAGCAAGATCTTTCAATCCGAAGAGATTGAAACGAATGAATCTGTGTTAACTGTGAATGTGGACGACGTTGGAATTCTGTATGTCTCCATCACACCCGGTGATATTGATTTTGAGCAGGTGAAACAGGCTCAAATCACGATGGAATATGAAGACGGTTCCAATGGTGTGGACAAGATCACGGATCAATTCATTATGAGTGCTGAAGCGACTGAGCACAAGTTTGAGCATATCATCTTCAGCAAGCGCTCCAAGCCGTATCGTTACAAAGTGAATTACAAAATGGAAGACGGCAAGGAGTACGAAACGGACTGGATGGAAGGCAATGCAAACCGGTTGTTTATTAACGATCCGTTTACGCAAAGCAAAACCGTTGGATTCCGTGCCTCCGGCGATCTTGAAACCGAGATTGCAAACATCTTTATCGATGCAAAATATGAAGATACGGCCAACGATTACGTGGTTACCAAATCCATCGCACTTTCAAAAGACAATCCATTCTTCGATTGGTTTATCCCGATGATCGACAAGGCGGTGAATTCCATCACCTATAAAGGAATCATTGTCCGAAAAGATGGAACGGAAGAAGAGATCAAGGAAAAAATCACAGATGCAACCACGGTAATTGTCGGCGAGAATGTTGAGAATCTTCTGGATATCACCATTATGGCTGACCTGCTTGATTTCACAAATACCATAAAACTGGCACATGTAGAACTCGAATATGTCGATCAGGATAATGACGTGCACGAGAGAGAAGATTTCACGTTCAAAGCGGGTGCCCTTGAGCCCGGTAAATGGATGCTGAAACTGAAAGACAAAACCAAAACGGAATATAGCTGGAAAGCTACCTATTTCATGGCGGATGGCACCCGTGTGAATACCGATCCCGTTTCAACGGATGACCTGACTCTTTTCCTCGAAGCACCTTCAAACTAA
- a CDS encoding glycosyltransferase family 2 protein gives MNKNLKNSTSVDVSVVVPLYNEDQSISELASRVADALADYTYEIIFIDDGSTDSSWKVITKLNQQYSCVKGIKFRRNYGKSDALQTGFEEAKGNFVITLDADLQDDPNEIPALIEMLKEGYDLVSGWKKVRHDPITKTVPSRFFNAVTRFTTGIKLHDFNCGLKAYRKEVTDSIYLYGEMHRYVPLLAKWKGFNNIGEKVVKHHPRKYGSTKFGISRFLHGFLDLVTLLFVNRYMRQPMHFFGSMGVLFLILGVGVSGWLSYLKIFYNEPLSNRPLLFLGVLLILLGVQFFSIGFLGEIYNQRQVKKEKPGIQEKKGL, from the coding sequence ATGAATAAAAACTTGAAAAATTCTACCTCTGTGGATGTCAGCGTGGTCGTTCCTCTTTATAACGAGGATCAATCCATATCAGAACTTGCCAGCCGGGTTGCTGATGCATTGGCAGACTATACTTATGAAATCATTTTTATAGATGATGGTTCCACAGATTCTTCCTGGAAAGTGATTACAAAGCTAAATCAACAATATTCTTGTGTAAAAGGGATAAAATTTCGAAGGAATTACGGGAAGAGCGATGCCCTTCAGACAGGGTTTGAAGAAGCGAAAGGTAATTTTGTTATTACGTTGGATGCCGATTTGCAGGACGATCCAAATGAAATCCCCGCTTTGATCGAAATGCTGAAAGAAGGATACGACCTTGTGAGCGGCTGGAAAAAAGTACGCCACGATCCTATAACCAAAACCGTTCCGTCCCGTTTTTTTAATGCGGTGACCCGTTTCACAACCGGTATCAAATTGCATGATTTTAACTGTGGATTGAAAGCATACCGCAAAGAAGTAACCGATAGTATTTATCTTTATGGAGAAATGCACCGGTATGTGCCCTTGCTTGCCAAATGGAAAGGATTCAACAATATTGGCGAGAAAGTTGTTAAACATCATCCGCGAAAATACGGGAGTACCAAGTTTGGTATATCCCGATTTCTCCATGGTTTTTTAGACTTGGTTACGCTTCTCTTTGTAAACCGATATATGCGGCAGCCGATGCATTTTTTTGGTTCCATGGGAGTCCTTTTTTTGATATTGGGTGTTGGCGTTAGCGGTTGGCTTAGCTATTTGAAGATTTTTTATAACGAACCGTTGAGCAACAGGCCGCTTCTTTTCCTGGGCGTTCTTTTGATTTTGCTGGGTGTACAATTTTTCTCGATCGGATTTCTTGGCGAAATATACAATCAGAGACAAGTGAAAAAGGAAAAGCCGGGGATTCAAGAGAAGAAAGGATTATGA
- a CDS encoding GMC oxidoreductase — protein MKIFDCNTVHQETIHSDVCIVGAGPAGVTLASKLADSGLDVIIVESGGKEFSKKANELNTLRVQSNFIYRDKESRRNRQIGGTANLWVGRVVPFRFDPVLDSEWGDLKDVVLPFYDDAFRLFGMKPGFAGERANSDNELVAYWAHKTERFNAKSKIIKSYENVRIFQFLTCVGSTDFTGDRIKTLAFVNQKNERSVIQSRCFVFAMGAIENARMLLIMKNQIQGRKDSFLKNAGKYVMDHPRVWHGTILNKSRSFLIDNYQLKSGNYGICKSGIRNQPGETRVYSNIMRSGNRATVWMNKISVSSFQVSSKRLILRERGFLRMLANEMARLPIIRKSDFLENTLRGYFNRDSSPVYHLMTYCEQRPRYENQLILAEERDRNGLQSPALINNLHPDELSEVVNFFESLKKKISDLGGVLEYNPEHLSQSANYTDASHIMGGTRYSNQKEKAVVDKELNVMGIPNLFVTGSSVFPTSSVENPTHLIVSLSCYLAEVLKGKFK, from the coding sequence ATGAAAATTTTTGACTGCAATACTGTTCATCAGGAAACCATCCATTCGGATGTCTGCATTGTGGGTGCCGGACCGGCGGGCGTTACACTGGCGTCAAAACTTGCTGATTCGGGGCTGGATGTAATTATCGTTGAGAGTGGTGGAAAAGAGTTTAGCAAGAAGGCTAACGAACTTAATACACTGCGTGTTCAGTCAAATTTTATATATAGAGATAAGGAAAGCCGGCGGAACAGGCAGATCGGCGGAACGGCAAATTTATGGGTGGGAAGAGTTGTTCCCTTTCGGTTTGATCCGGTTCTGGATTCAGAATGGGGCGATTTAAAAGATGTCGTTTTACCATTTTATGATGATGCATTTCGACTTTTCGGAATGAAGCCCGGGTTTGCCGGAGAACGTGCAAATTCTGATAACGAATTGGTTGCTTATTGGGCACACAAGACTGAGCGGTTTAATGCCAAATCAAAAATCATAAAAAGTTATGAGAATGTTCGAATTTTCCAGTTTTTAACTTGTGTGGGTTCTACTGACTTTACCGGTGATCGCATCAAAACCCTCGCCTTTGTAAATCAGAAAAACGAGAGAAGCGTTATTCAATCCCGTTGTTTTGTATTTGCGATGGGAGCTATCGAAAATGCCCGAATGCTTTTAATAATGAAGAATCAGATTCAGGGGAGGAAGGATTCGTTTCTAAAAAATGCTGGCAAATATGTGATGGACCATCCGCGGGTGTGGCACGGTACAATTTTAAACAAATCCCGTTCATTTTTGATAGATAACTATCAGTTGAAGTCCGGAAATTATGGTATCTGTAAAAGTGGAATCCGGAATCAGCCGGGTGAAACAAGAGTGTATAGCAATATTATGAGGTCTGGCAATCGGGCAACCGTTTGGATGAATAAGATTTCGGTTTCATCATTCCAGGTATCATCAAAACGACTGATTCTGAGAGAACGGGGATTTCTGAGAATGCTTGCAAATGAAATGGCGAGGCTTCCCATTATCCGGAAAAGTGATTTTTTGGAAAACACATTACGAGGATATTTTAATCGGGATTCTTCACCGGTTTATCATTTAATGACATATTGTGAGCAACGTCCGAGATATGAAAATCAGCTCATTCTGGCTGAAGAAAGGGACAGAAATGGTCTTCAAAGTCCAGCATTAATCAACAATCTTCATCCGGATGAACTGAGCGAAGTGGTTAACTTTTTTGAATCTCTTAAGAAGAAAATATCAGATCTGGGCGGTGTTTTGGAATACAACCCGGAGCATCTTTCACAATCTGCTAATTATACCGATGCTTCTCATATTATGGGAGGGACAAGGTATTCGAATCAGAAAGAGAAAGCTGTAGTTGATAAGGAACTAAACGTGATGGGTATTCCCAATCTTTTTGTTACCGGGAGTTCTGTTTTCCCAACCAGTAGTGTGGAAAATCCAACGCATTTGATTGTATCCCTTTCCTGTTATTTGGCAGAGGTATTGAAAGGAAAGTTCAAGTGA
- a CDS encoding MerR family transcriptional regulator: MKKLYYSIGEVSEITSVEPHVLRYWETIFKDLSPRKNKAGNRTYREQDITLILKLKELVQNKKYSTAGAQKILEEQKSKDETSLESSKLPAETRKDLSEVRVFLEKLMEKL; this comes from the coding sequence ATGAAGAAACTGTATTATTCAATTGGAGAGGTTAGTGAAATCACATCGGTAGAACCGCATGTTCTCAGATACTGGGAAACCATCTTCAAAGATCTTTCTCCCCGAAAGAATAAAGCAGGAAACCGAACCTACCGCGAACAGGATATTACGTTAATTTTAAAGCTGAAAGAGCTGGTTCAAAATAAAAAATACAGTACAGCCGGAGCTCAAAAAATTCTCGAAGAGCAAAAATCGAAAGACGAAACATCCCTGGAAAGCTCCAAACTGCCTGCTGAAACCCGGAAAGATTTGAGTGAAGTCCGCGTATTTCTTGAAAAGCTGATGGAGAAGTTGTAA
- a CDS encoding cytochrome d ubiquinol oxidase subunit II, translated as MLIEAIIFFLGLAIVFYVLFGGADFGAGVLELISGKGDRETIAHAIGPVWEANHVWLILVVVILFMGFPKIYSTMSLYLHIPLLIMLIGIVFRGTAFAFMHYDAIQGKSNKVYNWVFKTSSLITPLFLGIVIGAVVLGKITASPQTFFEGFVAPWLNLFSFTVGLFTLILFAFLAAVYLIGETTDDKQISSFTTIAKTLNACAVSTGILIFSLAEINGLPLFSMYINSPFAMGMVAFASLSIPVLWWALKTERKILSRVVAAGQVISILLAWFWVQMPVVIRMAGNTQDLTFYNSVAPDATLWQLFWALVVGSCIILPSLYYLMKVFKGDQFDPQN; from the coding sequence ATGTTAATTGAAGCCATTATATTCTTCCTGGGACTTGCCATCGTTTTTTACGTACTCTTTGGAGGCGCAGACTTTGGTGCCGGCGTGCTGGAACTTATTTCCGGAAAAGGAGATCGTGAAACTATTGCTCATGCAATCGGGCCGGTTTGGGAGGCAAATCACGTCTGGCTGATTCTTGTGGTTGTGATACTCTTCATGGGATTCCCAAAAATCTATTCCACAATGTCACTCTATTTACATATTCCACTGCTCATCATGTTGATTGGAATTGTATTTCGGGGAACGGCCTTCGCATTTATGCATTATGATGCCATCCAGGGAAAAAGTAACAAAGTATACAACTGGGTTTTTAAAACATCGAGCCTGATTACTCCACTGTTTCTTGGGATTGTGATTGGTGCTGTTGTTTTGGGAAAAATCACGGCTTCTCCCCAAACTTTTTTTGAAGGTTTTGTAGCACCCTGGTTGAATCTCTTCTCGTTTACAGTTGGGCTTTTTACGCTCATTCTGTTTGCATTTTTAGCGGCGGTTTACCTGATTGGTGAAACTACAGATGACAAACAAATCAGCTCATTCACTACGATAGCCAAAACCCTGAATGCCTGTGCCGTGTCAACAGGTATTTTGATTTTCAGCCTGGCAGAGATCAATGGCCTTCCACTTTTTTCAATGTATATAAATTCCCCCTTTGCAATGGGGATGGTCGCTTTTGCATCTCTTTCCATTCCCGTATTGTGGTGGGCACTTAAAACGGAGCGCAAGATTTTGTCGAGAGTCGTGGCTGCAGGCCAGGTTATATCTATTTTGCTGGCCTGGTTTTGGGTACAAATGCCTGTCGTGATTCGAATGGCCGGCAACACACAAGATCTCACATTCTACAATTCCGTGGCGCCCGATGCCACTCTCTGGCAGTTATTTTGGGCATTGGTCGTCGGTTCCTGCATTATTTTGCCTAGCCTTTATTACTTGATGAAGGTTTTTAAGGGAGATCAGTTTGATCCGCAAAACTAA
- the cyoE gene encoding heme o synthase, with product MNNSITKNFSLKEVLGNLSDYYELTKPGITLTVVSSMMIGFLMGSAGSVNFVNMIHAIVGTYLIAAGTAAHNMFLERDLDGIMKRTSKRPIPANRLEPWQGLFFSMGLILFGLVYLLFMVNIVAGMVSLATTVIYLYAYTPLKRISALNVFVGAIPGALPVVGGWAAATGTVFEHGMWILFGVVYCWQIPHVMAIAWVCKDDYEHAGFKMLPKNDPHGLKASLWIIVPLLILIPTVYKLYVMELVSWLYLGGSLLTTLGYLYYGIRFIISRDKAAAKSLMLASFVYLPLIWIFIFTDWMIL from the coding sequence ATGAACAATAGCATAACCAAAAACTTTTCGCTCAAAGAAGTTCTGGGCAACCTGAGCGACTATTACGAACTCACCAAACCCGGAATTACCTTAACGGTTGTTTCCAGTATGATGATCGGTTTCCTGATGGGATCGGCTGGAAGTGTGAATTTTGTAAATATGATTCATGCCATTGTTGGAACGTACCTGATTGCCGCCGGAACCGCTGCACATAATATGTTCCTGGAACGTGATCTGGACGGAATTATGAAGCGAACGAGCAAACGTCCAATTCCGGCCAATCGCCTGGAGCCTTGGCAAGGTTTATTCTTCTCGATGGGGCTGATTCTTTTTGGACTGGTTTACCTGTTGTTTATGGTAAATATCGTAGCCGGAATGGTTTCACTTGCAACCACAGTTATTTACCTCTACGCTTACACTCCCCTCAAACGGATTTCTGCACTTAATGTATTTGTTGGAGCCATTCCCGGGGCTTTGCCTGTAGTTGGCGGATGGGCCGCTGCAACCGGAACGGTTTTTGAACATGGCATGTGGATTCTCTTTGGAGTCGTTTACTGCTGGCAGATTCCTCACGTTATGGCGATTGCCTGGGTTTGCAAGGATGATTATGAACATGCCGGGTTTAAAATGCTTCCCAAGAATGACCCACATGGGCTAAAAGCGTCACTTTGGATTATTGTCCCGCTGCTCATCCTCATACCAACCGTCTACAAACTTTATGTAATGGAATTGGTTAGCTGGCTGTATCTCGGCGGATCTCTGCTTACTACCCTTGGATATCTTTACTACGGAATTAGGTTCATCATTTCGCGGGATAAGGCTGCTGCAAAATCCCTGATGCTTGCTTCATTTGTGTACCTGCCTCTCATCTGGATTTTTATTTTTACCGATTGGATGATTCTGTAA
- a CDS encoding class I SAM-dependent methyltransferase has product MSKIAYDPVKDRFAGIIRHSRWLRRIFYFVLDLFFLRSWHIRRILREMGKKMDQKGEWKLLDAGCGFGQYDRFILSQFKNVKVHSIDVKEDYLEDNRHYFRDDVTKDRIQFYEADLLEFSSEEKFDFVICIDVLEHIEDDVTVMRNLQSGLKNGGHFLMHSPSHYSEEDADEDDSFVGEHARTGYSKEEITAKLESAGLSSVKPHYTYGFWGHAAWVLSVKWPMIWFTNIKLLAVLPLLIYYPVVMPVCLLMNFADLYTRNEKGTGIYALARKS; this is encoded by the coding sequence ATGAGTAAAATTGCCTATGATCCGGTAAAAGATCGCTTTGCCGGAATTATTCGACATTCGAGATGGCTAAGAAGAATCTTCTATTTTGTGCTTGATCTGTTTTTCCTGCGAAGCTGGCACATCCGAAGAATTCTCAGGGAAATGGGTAAAAAGATGGATCAAAAAGGAGAATGGAAATTGCTGGACGCCGGCTGCGGGTTTGGTCAGTACGACCGGTTTATTCTTAGTCAGTTCAAGAATGTTAAAGTTCACTCCATCGATGTAAAGGAGGATTATCTGGAGGACAACCGGCATTATTTTCGGGATGATGTTACAAAGGACAGAATTCAATTTTATGAAGCCGATCTGCTTGAATTTTCTTCCGAAGAAAAGTTTGATTTCGTCATTTGTATTGATGTTCTGGAACACATCGAAGATGATGTGACTGTGATGCGAAATCTTCAAAGTGGCCTGAAGAATGGCGGTCATTTTTTAATGCATTCACCCTCTCATTATTCCGAAGAGGATGCAGATGAAGACGACTCTTTTGTGGGCGAACATGCACGAACGGGTTATTCAAAAGAAGAAATTACGGCCAAGTTGGAGTCGGCAGGTTTAAGCTCCGTAAAGCCGCATTATACATATGGTTTCTGGGGACATGCCGCATGGGTTCTGTCCGTTAAATGGCCCATGATCTGGTTTACAAATATCAAACTATTGGCTGTTTTGCCATTGTTGATTTACTATCCTGTCGTGATGCCGGTTTGCCTGCTTATGAATTTCGCCGATCTTTACACCAGAAATGAGAAGGGAACCGGTATTTACGCATTGGCAAGGAAGAGCTGA